Part of the Bacillus sp. THAF10 genome is shown below.
AAAACATTATGCTGATAAGATGCTGATAGAAAGCCAGCTTGATTATACCATCGTGCGTCCAGGCGGCTTGTTAAATGACCCTGGCACTGGGAAGGTGAAGGTTGGAGAAAAACTGGAAAGAGGATCAATTTCGCGGGAGGATGTAGCGAAAGTATTGGTAGAGGTATTGGATGCTAAAAACACCTATCGAAAATCCTTTGACCTTGTGTCAGGAGATACAGAGATAAAAGATGAAATAAAGAGATTCTGATGCTAGAGGCTGCCTAAAGATTGAGGCAGCCTTTTTTTAAGTTATCATTGCATTTGAACGAAGTGCCAAAAGGTACGTGTTGATGCCAAAGTTTACTGAATTAATGACAAACCTAGGAATAAACAATGTATATACTATATAATAAGCTTTACTAGATTTGAATGAGGTGAAAGCATGCTTTATATCTTATCACAGCTTGGCTTTAGTTTTATTGCTGCAGCAGGCTTTGGAGTTCTCTTTAATGCTCCTAGAAGGGCACTGCTACAATGCGGCACCGTTGGGATGATTGGGTGGATTTTTTACATACTTTTGGCAGATTCAGGTATAGACCCTGTTTTAGCCTCTTTTGTGGGTTCATTTATGGTTGCACTTGTTGGGCATATTATGGCAAAAAGGTATCGAATGCCCATGATCATTTTTAGTGTTGCTGGGATTATCCCGCTTGTTCC
Proteins encoded:
- a CDS encoding threonine/serine exporter family protein; this translates as MLYILSQLGFSFIAAAGFGVLFNAPRRALLQCGTVGMIGWIFYILLADSGIDPVLASFVGSFMVALVGHIMAKRYRMPMIIFSVAGIIPLVPGGLAYNTMRHVAENDYLGAIPLAAKAFMISGAIAMGLVFAEVIMQLVMKVIKRNVLPNQEVK